From a single Nicotiana tabacum cultivar K326 chromosome 8, ASM71507v2, whole genome shotgun sequence genomic region:
- the LOC142162941 gene encoding uncharacterized protein LOC142162941: MNNFRCFHAKRMSSDLSHDLEVSSLSALCPLDGRYWGKVKELAPFMSKYGLIRFRVLVKIKWLLKLSQIPQLIEVPCFSEGAQSFLQNLIDEFSVDDALEVKKIEKVTNHDVKAVEYFLKQRCQSHPEIVKVLEFFHFACTSEDINNLAHALMLKEALSKVILPVMDELIAAICNVATTNSSVPMLSRTHGQPASPTTLGKEMAIFAYRLSRERRDISQIEMLGKFAGAVGNYNAHVAAYPEIKWPQIAEELVMSLGLKFNPYVPQVCYIEKVLVIHQIRSQVRLHIVQGNLGVANGDLSHLSTKLPISRWQRDLTDSTVLRNMGVGLGHSLLAYKSALQGISKLQVNEAALAEDLNNSWEVLAEPIQTVMRRYGVPEPYEKLKELTRGRAHIPIDAKTALLNLTPHTYIGVAPDLAKNINKAINMVNRK, translated from the exons ATGAACAATTTCAGATGCTTTCAT GCCAAAAGAATGTCTTCAGATCTCTCTCATGATCTGGAAGTCTCAAGTTTATCTGCTCTGTGCCCATTGGATGGTCGTTATTGGGGTAAAGTCAAGGAATTGGCTCCATTTATGAGCAAATACGGCTTAATTCGATTCAGAGTTTTGGTTAAG ATTAAATGGCTGTTGAAGCTTTCTCAAATCCCTCAACTCATTGAAGTTCCATGCTTCTCTGAAGGAGCTCAGTCTTTTCTGCAaaacttgattgatgaatttAGCGTGGATGATGCACTGGAAGTTAAGAAAATTGAgaaagtcacaaatcatgatgTGAAGGCGGTGGAGTACTTCCTGAAACAAAGATGCCAATCACATCCAGAGATAGTCAAG GTGCTTGAGTTTTTCCACTTTGCTTGTACATCTGAGGACATCAACAACCTTGCCCATGCACTAATGCTGAAAGAAGCTTTGAGCAAGGTCATCTTACCCGTCATGGATGAACTAATTGCTGCAATCTGTAACGTGGCTACAACAAATTCTTCTGTCCCCATGCTTTCTCGCACCCATGGACAG CCAGCTTCACCCACCACACTCGGAAAGGAAATGGCTATTTTTGCTTACCGGTTAAGTAGGGAAAGGCGAGATATCTCTCAAATTGAGATGCTGGGGAAGTTTGCTGGTGCAGTTGGAAACTATAACGCTCACGTGGCTGCATATCCTGAAATAAAGTGGCCCCAAATTGCAGAGGAGCTTGTGATGTCTCTTGGATTGAAATTCAATCCTTACGTTCCACAGGTATGCTATATAGAAAAAGTTTTGGTGATTCATCAAATAAGGAGCCAGGTTAGGTTACACATAGTTCAAGGCAATCTCGGAGTAGCTAATGGGGACCTATCCCATTTAAGCACTAAGCTACCTATTTCACGCTGGCAG CGGGACTTAACTGATTCAACTGTTCTGAGAAATATGGGAGTGGGGCTTGGACATTCTCTTCTTGCTTACAAAAGtgcattgcaaggaatttcaaagcttcaG GTTAATGAAGCTGCCCTGGCTGAAGACTTAAATAACTCATGGGAGGTCCTTGCTGAACCAATACAAACA GTGATGCGCAGGTATGGTGTGCCAGAGCCGTATGAGAAACTGAAGGAATTAACCCGAGGGAGAGCACACATACCAATTGATGCAAAGACAGCTCTCTTGAACTTGACACCTCATACTTACATTGGAGTAGCTCCTGATTTGGCAAAGAACATAAACAAAGCGATAAATATGGTTAACAGGAAATAA